From one Triticum urartu cultivar G1812 chromosome 3, Tu2.1, whole genome shotgun sequence genomic stretch:
- the LOC125544072 gene encoding glycerol-3-phosphate acyltransferase 1-like isoform X2, which yields MVFHNILPKIGAHWLVNLYRSARKLRSLQSKPSTVAASGCTIPAAAGRTVLYDFHGGILRSRALFPYFMLVAFEGGSFLRALLLLVFLPLVWILGEHSDASLRVMAFVTFVGLRPRDANLVARAILPKFYMEKLNAEVYDRLWLPAKRKVAVTSTPKVMAEWFLKEYMAADIVVGNELQMIKVGRRCYFTGLLGRLGPLPGGMTEKVLRSEFGVDGGMADLAVVGSSNPLNHHFTSYCKELYVVSWESGETARLPRERYPKPLIFHDGRLAFLPTAPAMLAFFLFLPLGFILSVIRISIGIVLPYNISFAASALAGVCFRTSGRRVPEAGAKRRGVLFVCTHRTLVDPIMLTAALQKPVPAVTYSLSRLSEIIAPIKTVRLTRDRDHDAAMMSRLLEQGDLAVCPEGTTCREPYLLRFSPLFAELADDMEPVALDAQVTSLYGTTASGHKWLDPVAFFANPVPAYRVEFLGAVPRDQTRAGGRTSAEVANWVQRRLGEALGFECTGLSRRDKYIMLAGNDGVVRK from the exons ATGGTCTTCCATAACATCCTCCCCAAGATAGGCGCCCACTGGCTCGTCAACTTGTACCGCTCGGCCAGGAAACTCCGCAGCTTGCAGAGCAAGCCATCTACCGTTGCCGCCTCCGGGTGCACCATCCCGGCCGCTGCCGGAAGGACGGTGCTGTACGACTTCCACGGCGGGATCCTGAGGTCCAGAGCTCTCTTCCCCTACTTCATGCTCGTCGCCTTTGAGGGCGGTAGCTTTCTCCGGGCACTACTCCTCCTCGTCTTCCTTCCTCTCGTATGGATACTCGGCGAGCACTCCGACGCCAGCCTCAGGGTCATGGCGTTCGTCACCTTCGTCGGACTCAGGCCACGGGACGCTAACCTCGTGGCCCGCGCCATCCTGCCCAAGTTCTACATGGAGAAGCTCAACGCGGAGGTGTACGATCGCTTGTGGTTGCCGGCGAAGAGGAAGGTGGCGGTGACGAGCACGCCGAAGGTGATGGCGGAGTGGTTCCTCAAAGAGTACATGGCCGCGGACATAGTTGTCGGGAATGAACTTCAGATGATTAAGGTTGGTCGCCGCTGCTACTTCACCGGGCTGCTGGGCAGGTTAGGGCCATTGCCGGGCGGCATGACGGAGAAGGTCCTGAGGTCGGAGTTTGGAGTGGACGGCGGCATGGCCGACCTTGCCGTTGTCGGGAGCTCCAACCCACTTAATCACCACTTCACCTCCTACTGCAAG GAGCTTTACGTGGTCAGCTGGGAGAGTGGCGAGACTGCCCGTCTGCCGCGAGAGAGGTACCCGAAGCCGCTCATCTTCCACGACGGACGCCTCGCATTTCTGCCCACCGCCCCCGCCATGCTCGCCTTCTTCCTGTTTTTGCCGCTCGGTTTTATACTCTCCGTCATCCGCATCTCCATTGGCATCGTCCTGCCATACAACATCAGCTTTGCAGCCAGCGCGCTCGCTGGGGTCTGCTTCCGCACCTCCGGCCGCCGCGTCCCGGAGGCCGGCGCCAAGCGCAGGGGCGTCCTGTTCGTGTGCACGCACCGGACGCTGGTGGACCCGATCATGCTAACCGCCGCGCTGCAGAAGCCGGTGCCAGCCGTGACGTACAGCCTCAGCCGGCTCTCCGAGATCATCGCGCCCATCAAGACGGTGCGGCTGACGCGCGACCGCGACCACGACGCCGCCATGATGTCGCGGCTGCTGGAGCAGGGAGACCTCGCGGTCTGCCCCGAGGGCACCACCTGCCGCGAGCCCTACCTGCTGCGGTTCAGCCCGCTGTTCGCCGAGCTGGCCGACGACATGGAGCCCGTGGCGCTGGACGCGCAGGTGACGTCGCTGTATGGCACCACGGCCAGCGGCCACAAGTGGCTCGACCCCGTGGCGTTCTTCGCCAACCCTGTGCCCGCGTACCGGGTGGAGTTCCTCGGCGCCGTGCCACGGGATCAGACGCGCGCAGGCGGGAGGACCAGCGCCGAGGTAGCCAACTGGGTCCAGCGCCGGCTCGGCGAGGCGCTTGGGTTCGAATGCACCGGGCTCAGTCGCCGTGACAAGTACATCATGCTCGCCGGGAACGACGGCGTGGTCCGCAAGTAG
- the LOC125544072 gene encoding glycerol-3-phosphate acyltransferase 1-like isoform X1, giving the protein MVLHTILPKVAVHWLINLYRAARKLRSNAFQYCRNSTTTTKPSTEAISSSERTMPSAADRTVVCDFHGGLLRSTGIFPYFMLVAFEGGSPLRALVLLGFSPLVWILGERSDAGVRIMTFVTFVGLRPRDADLVARAVLPKFYMERLHAQVYDHLWLPAKRKVALTSTPRVMAECFLKEYMAANVVVGCELQMVEVGRVWYFTGLLCGSGSGPGLGQKALREAFEADGNMADVAVVGSSNPLDHLCAPYCKELYVVSWESGETARLPRERYPKPLIFHDGRLAFLPTAPAMLAFFLFLPLGFILSVIRISIGIVLPYNISFAASALAGVCFRTSGRRVPEAGAKRRGVLFVCTHRTLVDPIMLTAALQKPVPAVTYSLSRLSEIIAPIKTVRLTRDRDHDAAMMSRLLEQGDLAVCPEGTTCREPYLLRFSPLFAELADDMEPVALDAQVTSLYGTTASGHKWLDPVAFFANPVPAYRVEFLGAVPRDQTRAGGRTSAEVANWVQRRLGEALGFECTGLSRRDKYIMLAGNDGVVRK; this is encoded by the exons ATGGTCTTGCACACCATTCTCCCCAAGGTAGCCGTCCACTGGCTCATCAACTTGTACCGCGCGGCCAGGAAGCTCCGCAGCAATGCCTTCCAGTACTGCCGTAACTCCACGACCACCACCAAGCCGTCCACCGAAGCCATCTCCAGCTCCGAGCGCACCATGCCGTCCGCTGCTGATAGGACGGTGGTGTGCGACTTCCACGGCGGGCTCCTGAGGTCCACCGGCATCTTCCCCTACTTCATGCTCGTCGCCTTCGAGGGCGGCAGCCCGCTCCGGGCGCTGGTGCTGCTCGGCTTCTCCCCCCTTGTATGGATACTCGGCGAGCGCTCCGACGCCGGCGTCCGGATCATGACGTTCGTCACCTTCGTCGGGCTCAGGCCACGGGACGCGGACCTTGTGGCCCGCGCCGTCCTGCCAAAGTTCTACATGGAGAGGCTCCACGCACAGGTGTACGACCACCTGTGGCTGCCGGCGAAGAGGAAGGTGGCGCTGACGAGCACGCCGAGGGTAATGGCGGAGTGCTTCCTCAAAGAGTACATGGCCGCCAACGTGGTTGTCGGGTGCGAGCTTCAGATGGTTGAGGTAGGGCGCGTGTGGTATTTCACCGGGCTGCTGTGCGGGTCAGGATCAGGCCCGGGCCTGGGGCAGAAGGCGCTGAGGGAGGCGTTCGAAGCAGACGGCAACATGGCCGACGTTGCCGTCGTCGGGAGCTCCAACCCACTCGACCACCTCTGTGCCCCCTACTGCAAG GAGCTTTACGTGGTCAGCTGGGAGAGTGGCGAGACTGCCCGTCTGCCGCGAGAGAGGTACCCGAAGCCGCTCATCTTCCACGACGGACGCCTCGCATTTCTGCCCACCGCCCCCGCCATGCTCGCCTTCTTCCTGTTTTTGCCGCTCGGTTTTATACTCTCCGTCATCCGCATCTCCATTGGCATCGTCCTGCCATACAACATCAGCTTTGCAGCCAGCGCGCTCGCTGGGGTCTGCTTCCGCACCTCCGGCCGCCGCGTCCCGGAGGCCGGCGCCAAGCGCAGGGGCGTCCTGTTCGTGTGCACGCACCGGACGCTGGTGGACCCGATCATGCTAACCGCCGCGCTGCAGAAGCCGGTGCCAGCCGTGACGTACAGCCTCAGCCGGCTCTCCGAGATCATCGCGCCCATCAAGACGGTGCGGCTGACGCGCGACCGCGACCACGACGCCGCCATGATGTCGCGGCTGCTGGAGCAGGGAGACCTCGCGGTCTGCCCCGAGGGCACCACCTGCCGCGAGCCCTACCTGCTGCGGTTCAGCCCGCTGTTCGCCGAGCTGGCCGACGACATGGAGCCCGTGGCGCTGGACGCGCAGGTGACGTCGCTGTATGGCACCACGGCCAGCGGCCACAAGTGGCTCGACCCCGTGGCGTTCTTCGCCAACCCTGTGCCCGCGTACCGGGTGGAGTTCCTCGGCGCCGTGCCACGGGATCAGACGCGCGCAGGCGGGAGGACCAGCGCCGAGGTAGCCAACTGGGTCCAGCGCCGGCTCGGCGAGGCGCTTGGGTTCGAATGCACCGGGCTCAGTCGCCGTGACAAGTACATCATGCTCGCCGGGAACGACGGCGTGGTCCGCAAGTAG